Proteins found in one Paralichthys olivaceus isolate ysfri-2021 chromosome 19, ASM2471397v2, whole genome shotgun sequence genomic segment:
- the ube2j1 gene encoding ubiquitin-conjugating enzyme E2 J1, producing MENKYNLKSPAVKRLMKEAAELRDPTEHYHAQPLDDNLFEWHFSVRGPPDSDFDGGVYHGRIVLPPEYPMKPPSIILLTPNGRFEVGKKICLSISGHHPETWQPSWSIRTALIAIIGFMPTKGEGAIGSLDYTPEERRALAKKSQDFCCEACGCSMRSALLALTPNSHVSAEDHKAKELAQQIHFKAESSSSRPASESGGAESNPSSLSQGDTSTSAAQEAADCPQAEQPEASPATGVEGSQTHTAPSTGRPLSPRQRRSQQHSHQGQRDSRPAFPAVPRQPQDESHAASAVLIVVLTLALAALIFRRIYLAQEYKFDYEL from the exons CGGTGAAGAGGCTGATGAAAGAGGCTGCTGAACTGAGGGATCCCACAGAGCACTACCACGCCCAGCCACTGGAC gatAACCTCTTCGAATGGCACTTCTCTGTACGTGGGCCTCCAGATTCCGATTTTGATGGTGGTGTTTACCACGGCAGGATCGTGCTTCCCCCAGAGTACCCCATGAAGCCCCCCAGCATCATCCTCCTCACA CCGAACGGAAGATTCGAAGTTGGTAAGAAGATTTGCCTGAGCATCTCTGGCCACCATCCAGAGACCTGGCAGCCGTCTTGGAGTA TCCGAACTGCCCTAATCGCTATTATTGGATTCATGCCAACAAAAGGAGAAGGAGCAATAGGATCTCTTGATTATAccccagaggagaggagggccCTTGCCAAAAA GTCCCAGGACTTCTGCTGTGAGGCGTGTGGCTGCTCCATGCGCTCTGCTCTCCTGGCTCTGACTCCCAACAGCCACGTCAGCGCAGAGGACCACAAGGCCAAAGAGCTGGCTCAGCAAATCCACTTCAAG GCAGAGTCAAGTTCATCCAGACCAGCAAGTGAGAGTGGAGGTGCTGAAAGCAATCCATCCTCACTCAGCCAGGGAGACACCTCCACTTCTGCCGCCCAGGAAGCTGCTGACTGTCCCCAGGCTGAACAG CCTGAGGCGTCTCCTGCCACAGGCGTAGAGGGATCGCAGACCCACACAGCCCCCAGCACTGGTCGCCCTCTCAGTCCCCGGCAGCGTCGCTCCCAGCAGCACAGCCACCAGGGTCAGAGGGACAGCAGGCCGGCGTTCCCCGCGGTCCCTCGTCAGCCTCAGGATGAGAGCCACGCGGCCTCAGCCGTCCTCATTGTGGTGCtcaccctggccctggctgcactCATCTTCCGCAGGATCTACCTGGCACAAGAATACAAGTTTGACTACGAGCTGTGA